From Plodia interpunctella isolate USDA-ARS_2022_Savannah chromosome 18, ilPloInte3.2, whole genome shotgun sequence, a single genomic window includes:
- the LOC128677896 gene encoding uncharacterized protein LOC128677896, protein MPMQETVALTTDIAQSGSDKLTDSIVLSANTTYNTSPHVLLSTALVRVRNNKGDAHTVRLLLDNGSTANFVTSELCGKLGLSRRGVRSTVSGICNQTCKTTYSCQLTIESLHSDYKTDINCLILPEITKALPSKLVNIDSILIPSGVQLADPSFNIPAAVDILVGAEVFWNVMCKNSIDLGKNMPKLYETKLGWLVSGYVARAKTKSYQCNFISQDDSITQFWELDSISPKYAFTTEERACENKFKLDTYRNEEGRFVVTMPLKKDPHELGDSYVMAKIRFLSLERKFSRDPGFKNKYLEFLREYEELGHMTENTLSLRDSSIVNYYLPHHGVIRESSTTTKLRTVFDASAVTTTGLSLNDIQMIGPTVQDDLVSILIRFRQHKYVISGDIEKMYRAIDVNPSQRSLQQIIFRSDPSQPLKTYTLNTVTYGVASSPYLATKCLSSLSETVDDVLVKNSIKRDFYVDDYLSGGFTEEDVVKQTKAVINVLSSAKFNLRKFKSNSQEILNQLLSEETSSNNFLDISEYSNTPSKTLGLIWSPKCDTLSFSINIEDKYKITKRNILSVISQIFDPLGLVGLAVVEAKIILQQIWSLKLGWDDEVPENIKGQWTSFSRQLTFLNNIKIPRWVLQDDFCKVELHIFSDASERAYGSCIYARSITKDGVVYVNLISSKNKVAPMKPTTMPRLELCAALLASRLCAKVRNSITLEVSCRYWCDSTIVLGWLKTPVHRLKPFVRNRVNEINENSVNCTWSYVPSLDNPADLVSRGVKADLVSNLSLWWFGPQFLTCNEELWPKIPNSSETRDLPDVVCHLSQESNSDIENTNIVSSLIHKHSNLTRLIHTLAYIQRFIKNCKNKNNKCKECLTSDEIRESLFIILRQGQVEMFPEEYKILKNNGKLPSKNRLLSLTPFIHSDNLIRVGGRLDKSPYSYDQKHPILVCCKHYLTKLIFRRQHLKLLHAGPQLLLSDIRQSYWALGGRNLARFIVKKCVTCFRHKSQTLQPIMGQLPVSRTKLEFPFLHCAVDYAGPILIADRKGRGCKLIKSYLCIFVCLAVKAVHLELVTDLTKDSYLAALRRFISRRGKPKTITSDNGTNFVGACNELESFLSQRNLTEDLADEGITFFFTPAYSPHFNGMAEAAVRSTKHHLRRILNLTHLTYEEMSTCLTQVEAILNSRPLIPLSSETNDFSVLTPSHFLIGRTLTSVPHPQIADNVNITLLQRHKRVEAIKQHFWNRFTNEYICTLQQKTKWKQTKNDIEMNSLVLIKDKSTPPLLWSLGRVIQVYPGADGINRVAEVKTMKGTIRRGWNNLCALPLDDDLM, encoded by the coding sequence ATGCCTATGCAAGAGACTGTCGCGTTGACGACGGACATTGCTCAGTCAGGTTCTGACAAATTGACAGACTCTATCGTTCTGTCGGCTAACACTACATATAATACTTCTCCGCATGTACTTTTATCAACAGCACTCGTGCGGGTGCGAAATAACAAGGGCGACGCACACACTGTTCGCCTCCTCTTAGATAACGGGAGTACAGCAAATTTTGTCACCAGCGAGTTATGCGGTAAGCTGGGATTGTCGAGGCGAGGTGTACGCTCCACGGTATCAGGTATCTGTAATCAAACGTGTAAAACTACATACTCGTGTCAGCTTACTATTGAGTCCTTACATAGTGATTATAAAACCGATATAAATTGTCTTATTTTGCCCGAAATTACAAAAGCACTGCCGTCCAAACTTGTAAACATAGATAGCATTCTCATACCTTCAGGTGTACAGTTGGCTGATCCTTCATTTAATATTCCCGCCGCTGTAGACATACTGGTAGGTGCAGAGGTATTCTGGAACGTCATGTGCAAGAATTCTATTGATTTGGGTAAAAATATGCCAAAGTTATACGAAACAAAATTAGGTTGGTTAGTTTCAGGTTATGTAGCACGTGCCAAAACTAAATCATACCAGTGTAATTTCATAAGTCAAGATGATAGTATAACTCAATTTTGGGAATTAGATTCGATTTCGCCTAAATATGCATTTACGACTGAAGAACGTgcctgtgaaaataaatttaagttagaTACTTACCGTAATGAAGAAGGCCGTTTCGTTGTGACTATGCCCTTAAAAAAGGATCCTCACGAATTAGGAGATTCTTACGTGATGGCTAAGATCCGTTTCCTTTCTCTCGAAAGAAAGTTCAGTAGAGATCctggttttaaaaataaatacttggaGTTCTTGCGTGAATACGAAGAACTCGGTCATATGACTGAAAATACATTGTCTTTACGTGATAGtagtattgtaaattattacctACCGCATCACGGTGTAATTAGGGAATCAAGTACCACTACTAAATTACGTACGGTATTTGACGCTTCTGCAGTTACTACAACAGGGCTGTCTCTCAATGACATCCAAATGATAGGGCCTACTGTCCAAGACGACCTTGTGTCTATACTTATAAGGTTTCGTCAACATAAATATGTGATTTCGGGTGATATTGAGAAAATGTATAGGGCTATAGATGTTAACCCTTCTCAGCGCTCGttacaacaaataatatttagatcaGACCCGTCCCAACCTCTTAAGACATATACTTTAAATACTGTTACATACGGAGTTGCATCCTCCCCGTATTTAGCGACCAAGTGCCTTTCTTCTCTGTCTGAAACTGTTGATGATGTACTTGtaaaaaattctataaaaaggGATTTTTACGTTGACGATTATCTCAGTGGAGGGTTTACTGAAGAGGACGTCGTAAAACAGACGAAGGcagtaattaatgtattatcgtcagcaaaatttaatttaagaaaatttaaatcaaatagtCAAGAAATATTAAACCAATTGTTGTCAGAGGAAACaagttcaaataattttttagatATATCTGAATATTCTAATACTCCATCAAAAACCTTAGGTTTAATTTGGAGCCCTAAGTGTGATACGTTGtcgttttcaataaatattgaagataaatataaaatcactaaaagaaatattcttTCAGTAATAAGTCAAATTTTTGATCCCCTAGGGCTCGTGGGCCTAGCAGTGGTAgaagcaaaaataatattgcaacAAATATGGTCATTAAAGTTAGGTTGGGATGATGAAGTaccagaaaatataaaaggacAATGGACTTCATTCTCAAGAcagttaacttttttaaataatattaaaattcctaGATGGGTACTGCAAGATGATTTCTGTAAGGTagaattacacattttttctgACGCCTCTGAGCGTGCTTACGGGTCGTGTATTTACGCTCGTTCTATAACTAAAGATGGTGTTGTATATGTTAACTTGATTTCATCCAAAAATAAAGTAGCACCAATGAAACCAACAACGATGCCACGCCTTGAGCTTTGTGCAGCTCTCTTAGCATCAAGGTTATGCGCTAAAGTTAGGAATTCTATAACGTTAGAGGTTAGTTGCAGATACTGGTGTGATTCCACCATCGTATTAGGGTGGCTAAAAACCCCTGTACATCGTTTAAAACCTTTTGTTCGCAATCGCGTGAacgaaattaatgaaaatagtgtAAACTGCACCTGGAGCTACGTGCCTTCCCTCGATAATCCCGCGGATCTCGTTTCTCGCGGGGTGAAGGCTGATCTTGTCAGCAATTTGTCACTGTGGTGGTTTGGCCCCCAGTTTTTAACCTGTAATGAGGAGTTATGGCCAAAAATACCTAACTCAAGTGAGACACGAGATCTACCAGACGTAGTCTGTCATCTAAGTCAGGAGTCCAATTCTGATATAGAGAATACGAATATTGTGTCTTCACTTATACACAAACATTCAAATCTCACTCGTCTTATTCATACTCTCGCTTACATACAgcggtttataaaaaattgtaaaaataaaaataataaatgcaaagAGTGTTTAACTTCAGATGAAATACgtgaatctttatttattattcttaggCAGGGTCAGGTTGAAATGTTTCCTgaagaatataaaatcttaaaaaataacggCAAGTTACCATCTAAAAATAGACTATTGTCTTTGACCCCGTTTATTCATTCAGACAATTTAATTAGAGTAGGAGGAAGGCTTGACAAATCTCCTTACTCATATGACCAAAAGCATCCGATTCTTGTATGctgtaaacattatttaactaaattaatctTTCGTAGACAACATTTAAAGCTCTTACATGCAGGTCCGCAACTTTTACTTTCGGACATAAGGCAGTCATACTGGGCTCTAGGTGGTAGGAATCTGGCTAGGTTTATCGTTAAAAAATGCGTCACATGTTTTAGGCACAAAAGTCAAACTTTACAGCCCATCATGGGCCAATTACCTGTGTCTAGAACCAAATTAGAATTTCCTTTTCTTCACTGTGCAGTTGACTATGCCGGGCCAATTTTGATAGCCGATCGAAAAGGTCGTGGTTGcaagttaattaaatcatacctgtgtatttttgtatgctTAGCAGTGAAGGCAGTTCACTTGGAGCTCGTCACGGACCTGACTAAAGATTCTTATTTAGCTGCTTTGCGCCGTTTTATTAGTCGTCGCGGCAAACCCAAAACGATAACCTCAGATAATGGGACCAATTTCGTAGGCGCATGCAATGAACTAGAAAGTTTTCTTTCTCAACGTAACCTTACTGAGGATTTAGCCGATGAAGgtattactttcttttttacacCTGCATATTCCCCTCATTTCAATGGGATGGCTGAAGCTGCTGTCCGATCGACGAAACATCATTTACGTCGAATACTGAATTTAACTCATTTAACCTATGAAGAAATGTCAACTTGTCTCACTCAAGTCGAAGCGATATTAAACTCGCGGCCTTTAATCCCTCTTTCCTCAGAAACTAATGACTTTTCTGTCCTGACTCCTTCACATTTTTTGATTGGACGAACTCTGACTTCCGTGCCACATCCACAAATCGCCGACAACGTGAATATCACATTGCTGCAGCGTCA
- the LOC135309900 gene encoding uncharacterized protein LOC135309900, with translation MAQTASENIAKLIKKRGSIKAKLTHFATYFDSAKGYKELSEVHANELRLRLTRVESIIQEFDDLQTEIESLSESPEEQYAAREKFEAQYYQLTAAARTLLDTAGAGVRRGGSGSVSSFGDAKTGGTCNHNTRFQLPKINIPKFDGAYQNWLEFRDTFSSLIHTNKDLDDISKFHYLRASLVGSAAIIIRNIDFTSENYITAWELLCARYDNSRLLVNNHVQALFNIGSITKESSKSLRYLIDVTNKNIRALTILKQPTQHWDTLIVHMMVTKLDSTTLRKWEEYRNTLSEPPTLEIFCTFVRNRADLLESLEENNKMHKGQCPDTSKNKSFLNVSSGSDKVNTRKENLCPMCKSDHLLYHCDKFRELSIENRISKARDLKVQT, from the exons atggCGCAAACAGCTAGTGAGAATATTGCCaaacttattaaaaagagAGGAAGCATAAAAGCTAAGCTAACTCATTTCGCAACATATTTTGATTCAGCTAAAGGCTATAAGGAGCTAAGCGAAGTCCATGCCAATGAGCTTCGATTACGCCTTACGCGTGTCGAAAGCATTATCCAGGAATTCGATGATTTGCAGACTGAGATCGAATCGCTCTCTGAATCCCCTGAGGAGCAGTACGCAGCTCGAGAGAAGTTTGAGGCTCAGTACTACCAACTGACCGCGGCCGCCCGCACCTTGCTCGACACAGCCGGCGCTGGAGTGCGTCGAGGCGGGTCAGGTTCCGTGTCGAGCTTCGGCGACGCCAAAACAGGTGGGACTTGCAACCATAACACGAGGTTTCAATTGccgaaaattaatattcctaAATTTGATGGTGCTTATCAGAATTGGCTCGAATTTAGAGATACGTTTAGTTCTTtaatacatactaataaaGATTTGGATGATATtagtaaatttcattatttgcgAGCTTCTTTAGTAGGAAGCGCCGCTATAATTATACGAAATATTGACTTCACAAGTGAGAATTATATAACCGCTTGGGAGTTATTGTGTGCGCGCTATGATAATTCTAGGCTATTGGTGAATAACCATGTACaagcattatttaatatagggTCAATAACGAAAGAGTCGAGCAAGTCACTGCGTTATTTGATTGatgttactaataaaaatattagggcTCTCACTATTTTGAAGCAACCTACCCAGCACTGGGATACTCTTATAGTTCACATGATGGTTACGAAACTAGATTCCACCACTCTTAGGAAATGGGAGGAATACAGGAATACCTTGTCTGAACCGCCTACActcgaaatattttgtacatttgtaCGAAACAGAGCAGACCTGCTAGAATCCTtggaggaaaataataaaatgcacaAAGGACAATGCCCTGACACgtcgaaaaataaatctttcttAAATGTATCCAGTGGTTCAGATAAAGTTAATACACGCAAAGAGAACTTATGTCCTATGTGTAAATCTgatcatttattatatcattgtGATAAGTTTAGGGAGTTGTCCATAGAAAACCGTATTTCGAAGGCAAGAGATTTGAAG GTACAAACATAg